A window of the Halobacterium hubeiense genome harbors these coding sequences:
- a CDS encoding RIO1 family regulatory kinase/ATPase domain-containing protein — translation MSIRQFVRGTVPWDSLEAVAREVADRYDQEEVRVTFLETDNWLSTPCVVNDRWFVKVISGQNALVHALFTGARNLGAFSSGREGFFEPFDGPVEMAEHELEATRKLRDIGVNAPEPVEAFEVEGLGVLVLEYLPDFRPLDELPAEAVERHAPELFGALATMHENGVAHGDLRGENVLVYEDDLYFIDATNVAGDGLEGARAYDLACALAALEPLVGARTVVEVALSAYDTGDGSRTRADNAAALLDAQDFLSFVQIRPDHAFDAASLAGEIEKAASGRGDATR, via the coding sequence GTGAGCATCCGCCAGTTCGTCCGCGGCACCGTCCCGTGGGACTCCTTGGAGGCCGTCGCCCGCGAGGTCGCCGACCGCTACGACCAGGAGGAAGTCCGGGTGACGTTCCTGGAGACGGACAACTGGCTGTCGACGCCCTGCGTCGTCAACGACCGCTGGTTCGTGAAGGTAATCTCCGGGCAGAACGCGCTCGTCCACGCGCTGTTCACGGGCGCGCGGAACCTCGGCGCGTTCTCCAGCGGCCGCGAGGGGTTCTTCGAGCCGTTCGACGGTCCCGTCGAGATGGCCGAACACGAGCTCGAAGCCACGCGGAAACTCCGCGACATCGGCGTGAACGCTCCCGAGCCCGTCGAGGCCTTCGAGGTCGAGGGGCTCGGCGTGCTCGTCTTGGAGTACCTCCCCGACTTCCGGCCGCTGGACGAACTCCCCGCCGAGGCCGTCGAACGCCACGCCCCGGAGCTGTTCGGCGCGCTCGCGACGATGCACGAGAACGGCGTCGCGCACGGCGACCTGCGCGGCGAGAACGTCCTCGTCTACGAGGACGACCTCTACTTCATCGACGCGACGAACGTCGCGGGCGACGGCCTGGAGGGCGCTCGCGCGTACGACCTCGCGTGCGCGCTGGCCGCGCTCGAACCGCTCGTCGGCGCTCGCACCGTCGTCGAGGTGGCGCTTTCCGCCTACGACACCGGCGACGGCTCGCGGACGCGCGCAGACAACGCCGCGGCGCTGCTGGACGCCCAGGACTTCCTGAGCTTCGTCCAGATTCGGCCCGACCACGCCTTCGACGCGGCGTCGCTGGCGGGCGAAATCGAGAAGGCCGCCAGCGGCCGGGGCGACGCGACGCGGTGA
- a CDS encoding aldehyde dehydrogenase family protein, with amino-acid sequence MAYQHYIDGEWVDGHGTETFESENPATGETLGEFHRGTEADVREATAAADEAFEEWRELSHIDRAEYLWDIYHELKERHEELGEVVTKECGKEISEGKADVTEAWHMVEWAAGDARHPKGDVVPSEIPSKDAYMRRKPRGVVGCITPWNFPVAIPFWHMAVSLVEGNTVVWKPAEQTPWCGQIIAEMFEESGIPDGVFNMVQGYGDAGAAVVDDDRVDTVLFTGSAEVGHEIASEVASDPGKLAACEMGGKNGIVITEEADLDVAVHSAVMSSFKTTGQRCVSSERLVVHEDVYDEFKQRFVEVAEKVAVGDPLDEDTFMGPAIEAEHVEKIREYNDLAREEATNVLVDRTELGDEEIPDGHEDGHWVGPFVYEVDYDPDLRSIKEEVFGPHVALIEYSGDIERAVEIHNDTPYGLAGAVISEDYRQINYYRDHAEVGLAYGNLPCIGAEVQLPFGGVKKSGNGYPSAREVIEAVTERTAWTLNNSKDIEMAQGLSADIKTEDD; translated from the coding sequence ATGGCGTACCAGCATTACATCGACGGCGAGTGGGTCGACGGCCACGGGACCGAGACCTTCGAGAGCGAGAACCCCGCGACCGGCGAGACCCTCGGCGAGTTCCACCGCGGCACCGAGGCCGACGTCCGCGAGGCCACCGCGGCCGCAGACGAGGCCTTCGAGGAGTGGCGCGAGCTCTCCCACATCGACCGCGCGGAGTACCTCTGGGACATCTACCACGAGCTCAAGGAGCGCCACGAGGAGCTCGGCGAGGTCGTCACCAAGGAGTGCGGCAAGGAAATCAGCGAGGGGAAAGCCGACGTCACCGAGGCGTGGCACATGGTCGAGTGGGCGGCTGGCGACGCCCGCCACCCGAAGGGCGACGTGGTTCCCTCCGAGATTCCGAGCAAGGACGCCTACATGCGCCGCAAGCCCCGGGGCGTCGTGGGCTGCATCACGCCGTGGAACTTCCCGGTCGCGATTCCGTTCTGGCACATGGCCGTCTCGCTCGTGGAGGGCAACACCGTCGTCTGGAAGCCCGCCGAGCAGACGCCGTGGTGCGGCCAGATCATCGCGGAAATGTTCGAGGAGTCCGGCATCCCGGACGGCGTCTTCAACATGGTACAGGGCTACGGCGACGCGGGCGCCGCCGTCGTCGACGACGACCGCGTGGACACCGTGCTGTTCACGGGCTCGGCGGAGGTCGGCCACGAAATCGCCAGCGAGGTCGCCAGCGACCCCGGGAAGCTCGCGGCCTGCGAGATGGGCGGGAAGAACGGCATCGTCATCACGGAGGAGGCGGACCTCGACGTCGCGGTCCACTCCGCGGTGATGTCCTCGTTCAAGACGACCGGCCAGCGCTGCGTCTCCAGCGAACGGCTCGTCGTCCACGAGGACGTCTACGACGAGTTCAAACAGCGCTTCGTCGAGGTCGCCGAGAAGGTCGCGGTCGGCGACCCGCTCGACGAGGACACGTTCATGGGGCCGGCCATCGAGGCCGAGCACGTCGAGAAGATTCGGGAGTACAACGACCTCGCCCGCGAGGAAGCGACGAACGTGCTCGTCGACCGCACCGAACTCGGCGACGAGGAGATTCCCGACGGCCACGAGGACGGCCACTGGGTCGGCCCGTTCGTCTACGAGGTCGACTACGACCCCGACCTCCGCTCCATCAAGGAGGAGGTGTTCGGACCGCACGTCGCGCTCATCGAGTACTCCGGCGACATCGAGCGCGCGGTCGAAATCCACAACGACACGCCGTACGGGCTCGCCGGCGCGGTCATCAGCGAGGACTACCGCCAAATCAACTACTACCGCGACCACGCCGAAGTCGGGCTGGCGTACGGCAACCTCCCCTGCATCGGCGCGGAGGTCCAGCTCCCGTTCGGCGGCGTGAAGAAGTCCGGCAACGGCTACCCGAGCGCCCGCGAGGTCATCGAGGCCGTCACCGAGCGCACCGCGTGGACGCTCAACAACTCCAAGGACATCGAGATGGCCCAAGGTCTCTCCGCGGACATCAAGACCGAGGACGACTGA
- a CDS encoding carbon-nitrogen family hydrolase — protein MRVALAQIDVEGAAVDANVERAVAAIREAADEGADLVCLPELFNVGFFAFDAYQRAAEPLEGPSLSAVRDAAAEEGVALLAGSVVEDLAETEGGPDEEGLANTSVLFDEDGQRLLAYRKHHLFGYESAESQLLTPGERVPTAELGEFTAAVTTCYDLRFPELYRELVERGVDLLLVPSAWPYPRVEHWTLLPQARAVENLAYVAAVNGSGDFEDAELVGRSTVYDPWGNAVASTGDQPSIVYADLDPERVATVREEFPALDDRRH, from the coding sequence ATGCGCGTCGCGCTCGCCCAAATCGACGTCGAGGGCGCCGCCGTGGACGCGAACGTCGAGCGCGCGGTGGCGGCCATCCGCGAGGCGGCCGACGAGGGCGCGGACCTCGTCTGCCTGCCGGAGCTGTTCAACGTCGGCTTCTTCGCGTTCGACGCCTACCAGCGCGCCGCCGAGCCGCTGGAGGGGCCGTCGCTGTCGGCGGTCCGCGACGCCGCTGCCGAGGAGGGCGTCGCGCTGCTGGCAGGTAGCGTCGTCGAGGACCTCGCGGAGACCGAGGGCGGCCCCGACGAGGAGGGGCTGGCGAACACGAGCGTGCTCTTCGACGAGGACGGCCAGCGGCTGCTCGCGTACCGGAAACACCACCTGTTCGGCTACGAGTCCGCAGAATCCCAACTGCTGACGCCCGGCGAGCGCGTGCCGACCGCCGAACTCGGCGAGTTCACGGCCGCGGTCACGACCTGCTACGACCTCCGGTTCCCGGAGCTGTACCGCGAACTGGTCGAGCGCGGCGTCGATCTCCTGCTCGTGCCGTCGGCGTGGCCGTACCCGCGCGTCGAACACTGGACGCTCCTGCCGCAGGCGCGCGCCGTCGAGAACCTCGCGTACGTCGCCGCCGTCAACGGCAGCGGCGACTTCGAGGACGCGGAGCTGGTCGGCCGCTCGACGGTGTACGACCCGTGGGGGAACGCCGTCGCGAGCACCGGCGACCAGCCGAGCATCGTCTACGCCGACCTCGACCCCGAGCGCGTCGCGACGGTCCGCGAGGAGTTCCCCGCGCTGGACGACCGCCGGCACTGA
- a CDS encoding CoxG family protein, translating to MTVRVERTFEVSVSPEDVWAFIADPEKRAGAISVVDSYEHEGDTTTWHVRLPIPVVRSTIPVETRDVDVEPPRYVKFVGNSRIFDVTGEHEVESANGGSRVTNRFVVDGKVPGVEGFFKRNLDDELGGLQAALEADA from the coding sequence ATGACAGTTCGGGTCGAGCGCACGTTCGAGGTGTCGGTGTCGCCCGAAGACGTGTGGGCGTTCATCGCCGACCCCGAGAAGCGCGCGGGCGCCATCAGCGTCGTGGACAGCTACGAGCACGAGGGCGACACGACGACGTGGCACGTCCGCCTCCCGATTCCCGTCGTTCGGAGCACGATACCCGTCGAGACGCGGGACGTCGACGTGGAGCCGCCGCGGTACGTGAAGTTCGTGGGGAACTCCCGCATCTTCGACGTCACCGGCGAGCACGAGGTCGAGTCCGCGAACGGCGGCTCGCGGGTGACCAACCGGTTCGTCGTCGACGGCAAGGTACCGGGCGTCGAGGGGTTCTTCAAGCGGAACCTCGACGACGAACTCGGCGGCCTGCAGGCCGCGCTGGAGGCGGACGCCTGA
- a CDS encoding DUF7123 family protein, whose product MTDEYTDEERRILEFLRESVEKGERYFRSKNIANHLGLSSKQVGVRLPELAEKTEDVDIEKWSRSKSTTWRVEPA is encoded by the coding sequence ATGACCGACGAATACACCGACGAGGAACGCCGGATTCTGGAGTTCCTCCGCGAGAGCGTCGAGAAGGGCGAGCGGTACTTCCGCTCGAAGAACATCGCGAACCACCTCGGCCTCTCCTCGAAGCAGGTCGGTGTGCGGCTCCCCGAACTCGCGGAGAAGACCGAGGACGTCGACATCGAGAAGTGGAGTCGCTCGAAGTCGACGACGTGGCGCGTCGAACCGGCGTAA
- a CDS encoding DUF7525 family protein, whose product MTTGSTQETDMGVGVGLAFGLLAVAAAAYTFVAPGQFQTALGFAGAVTLSALCVAALHVWG is encoded by the coding sequence ATGACGACTGGGTCCACGCAGGAAACGGACATGGGCGTCGGCGTCGGCCTCGCGTTCGGCCTGCTCGCCGTCGCCGCGGCCGCGTACACGTTCGTCGCGCCCGGACAGTTCCAGACCGCACTCGGCTTCGCCGGCGCCGTCACCCTGTCGGCGCTGTGCGTCGCCGCCCTCCACGTCTGGGGGTAA